The window ACCACTCCGTCGGTGGTGCTGTTCGACGAGGGCGCCGACAGCCAGGTCTCGTTCGTGGTCGGCACGCAGGCCAAGCGGCAGCTGCGGATCCGGCCGGACGACGTGGCCAGCCTGGTCAAGCGGCACATGGGCACGTCCGACTGGCGGTTCGTCGCGCACGGCGTCGAGTACACGGCGGCAGCCGTCTCCAGCCTCGTGCTCAAGGCGCTGGTCGGCGACGCCGAGCGAGCCACCGGCGGTCCGGTGACCGACGTCGTCATCACCGTGCCCGCCTACTTCGGCGACGAGGAGCGCAAGGCGACCAAGCTGGCGGGCGAGCTCGCCGGGCTGAACGTCGTCGACATCATCAACGAGCCGACCGCCGCCGCGTTCGCGTACGGGTTCGCCCAGGACGGCGCGGCGGAGTCGACCGTCCTCGTCTACGACCTCGGCGGTGGCACCTTCGACACGACGGTGATCCGGCTGCGCGAGGGCGGCATCACGGTCGTGGCCACGGACGGCGACCACGAGCTCGGCGGCGCCGACTGGGACCTGGAGCTGGTCCGCCATCTCGCCCGCCGGTTCGTGGAGGCGCAGCCCGAGGCCGGCGACCCGCTGGACGACGTCTACGACGAGCAGGAGCTGCTCACGTCCGCGGAGGACACCAAGCTCGCGCTGTCGGGCCGGGAGAGCGTCGACGTGCTCGTGGTGCACGGCGGCCGGCGCACCAGCGTGCAGCTGACCAGGGCGGCGTTCGAGGACCTCACCAAGCCGCTGCTCGACCGCACCGTCGAGCTCACCCGCTCGGTCCTGGACCGGGCCAGGGAGAAGGGTGTCGAGAAGATCGACACCTGCCTGCTCGTCGGCGGCATGAGCAAGTCGCCGGCGGTCGCGCGGCGGCTCGCGGAGGAGTTCGGCCTGGTCTGCAAGCTGGTCGACCCGGATCTCGCCGTCGCCAAGGGCGCCGCGGTCTACGGCCAGAAGAAGGCCCTGGAACGTGCCGTCCACGACGACCTGGTCAAGGCGGGG of the Pseudofrankia saprophytica genome contains:
- a CDS encoding Hsp70 family protein; protein product: MAEGNGARGAKVFGIDLGTTYSCIARLDEYGRPDVIRNIESQPTTPSVVLFDEGADSQVSFVVGTQAKRQLRIRPDDVASLVKRHMGTSDWRFVAHGVEYTAAAVSSLVLKALVGDAERATGGPVTDVVITVPAYFGDEERKATKLAGELAGLNVVDIINEPTAAAFAYGFAQDGAAESTVLVYDLGGGTFDTTVIRLREGGITVVATDGDHELGGADWDLELVRHLARRFVEAQPEAGDPLDDVYDEQELLTSAEDTKLALSGRESVDVLVVHGGRRTSVQLTRAAFEDLTKPLLDRTVELTRSVLDRAREKGVEKIDTCLLVGGMSKSPAVARRLAEEFGLVCKLVDPDLAVAKGAAVYGQKKALERAVHDDLVKAGRIGADDDLTAASDADIAAAAAERAGEVGLPAAAVAGLVRTTVTNVTSRGFGIFAEDRGRPVAAFLAHQNDPLPISVTRTFYTVTDDQTEVDIRVFEQGTAVASPVIEDNKVIVADALRGIPSGHSRGTPVEVSFVMGRDQTIEVRATHPGTPEPLVLRVTAGVGSEALRTAEAEKVGKLIERRE